In a genomic window of Vespula vulgaris chromosome 13, iyVesVulg1.1, whole genome shotgun sequence:
- the LOC127068637 gene encoding kinesin-like protein costa, with protein sequence MMHYGPWIHQQAILDNHQYYAPYITVMPQFQHRNQEQQDLDEEESEQTGDETHDTMTSATSGERSSSADLFRLQFAAMQWSKLVSNAEGLFNKLMTSNILPHTEQDQIEQWLCMKQEYEECITNDDAASLHGFPENTRKSLERIEEVTETDEKTDESINRAEMKNNSNSSSVTDSDISEPEEDDEDEDDHSDVSSESPDFLEKLDECMNKLKMDTDTIVESKKDVFRETNIEIIPTMIKSINTNNNYVSLAKPIPARNPNSRRNSMLPGSEMCNEVLAFNDNFKPYQNHMLNKKATQFTDTNIFDNYESVTLGNENLTVQNDNSPDLLIDALKTTDVPEPIKELKSLTLNNEAKQTQVRKIQSDLDGAHKRIEELQTTIKIKERFIADMIKNSDARASAKYRFQRKWSKLEEEYYNTRSQLAQAENASIYKDSEEKSAHKKEIELYKNMAIHYEKRLMDIEMIKQIAGDSAKKVLELESSLNTSKKQMEKLKKQLKKEEERKRALEEELAEDQKKIRELEEKYNLTASKLKEMQSESEDEKNNTKLKADCSEKKKNLQDVSARISHLDHVLKEKSMDLERTADTDEKEALRHEIRNLRRTRDCLVDEKCDLDEKFQKEKTLSTVEERQLLECGETIEAIDAMIEHKNEMICGRKGFDENQSQREKGERMLMERLAKLSDGEMRTLFYKYFLKVIDLKESSKNLEVQNAELETHVEAQEWRIQTLTNALKQTKLEAERRIVLMQREHEEKLHLMFRHIAEETSSSGHERLDKDSELAKYKRENRTLRKRLADVEALLKGPTVPRTASPARIPQQGLKQIAAAGRPITKVTRQRNKLIIQKTTDCDKRKQ encoded by the coding sequence ATGATGCATTACGGACCTTGGATTCATCAACAAGCTATCTTAGATAACCATCAGTATTATGCTCCATATATTACTGTGATGCCACAATTTCAACATCGTAATCAAGAACAACAAGATttagatgaagaagaaagtgaaCAAACTGGAGATGAAACACATGATACAATGACTTCTGCTACATCAGGAGAACGCAGTTCCAGTGCCGATCTTTTCAGGTTACAATTTGCAGCAATGCAATGGTCTAAGTTAGTTTCTAATGCAGAAGGATTATTCAATAAACTTATGACAAGTAATATCTTACCACATACAGAACAAGATCAAATTGAGCAATGGCTTTGTATGAAACAGGAATATGAAGAATGTATTACTAATGATGATGCAGCTAGTTTGCATGGTTTTCctgaaaatacaagaaaatctTTAGAAAGAATTGAAGAAGTAACAGAAACAGATGAGAAAACAGACGAATCTATAAATAGagcagaaatgaaaaataattcgaatagtTCATCAGTCACTGATAGTGATATATCAGAGCCTGAAGAAgatgatgaggatgaggatgatcATAGCGATGTAAGCTCAGAAAGTCCAGACTTTTTAGAGAAGCTCGATGAAtgtatgaataaattaaaaatggatACAGATACAATTGTTGAGTCCAAGAAAGATGTATTTAGAGAAACGAACATAGAAATCATTCCAACTATGATAAAATCcataaatacgaataataattacgtttcTTTGGCGAAACCGATTCCTGCTAGAAATCCAAATTCCAGGCGAAATTCTATGCTTCCAGGTTCCGAGATGTGTAATGAAGTATTAGcttttaatgataattttaaacCATATCAAAATCATATGCTTAATAAAAAAGCCACTCAATTTACTGATACTAATATCTTTGACAATTACGAATCTGTAACACTTGGTAATGAAAATCTTACTGTTCAAAACGATAACTCTCCAGATTTATTAATAGATGCTCTTAAAACTACAGATGTGCCCGAACCAATCaaagaattaaaatcattaacaTTAAATAACGAAGCTAAGCAAACGCAGGTCAGAAAAATTCAGTCAGATTTAGATGGAGCTCATAAACGTATCGAAGAATTGCAAACGACTATAAAGATCAAAGAACGCTTTATTGcagatatgataaaaaattctgaTGCTAGAGCAAGTGCAAAATATAGGTTTCAAAGAAAGTGGAGTAAACTAGAGGAAGAATATTACAATACTAGATCTCAATTAGCACAAGCAGAAAATGCatcaatatataaagattcaGAAGAAAAGTCAGCCcataaaaaggaaattgagttatataaaaatatggcgatacattatgaaaaaagattaatggacattgaaatgataaaacaaattGCTGGCGATTCTGCTAAGAAAGTTTTGGAGCTTGAAAGTTCATTGAATACATCtaaaaaacaaatggaaaaattgaaaaagcaattgaaaaaggaggaggaacgaAAAAGAGCGTTAGAAGAAGAATTGGCAGAAGATCAGAAAAAGATTCGTGAATtggaagagaaatataatctAACGGCGTccaaattaaaagaaatgcaATCAGAGagtgaagatgaaaaaaataatactaaattAAAAGCTGATTGTtctgagaagaagaaaaatttacaagaCGTAAGTGCTAGAATATCTCATCTTGATCatgttttaaaagaaaagtcaatgGATTTAGAGAGAACAGCAGATACAGATGAGAAGGAAGCACTTCGTCATGAAATTCGAAATTTAAGACGTACGAGAGATTGTCTAGTTGATGAGAAATgtgatctggatgaaaaatttcaaaaagaaaaaactttaagTACAGTCGAAGAACGACAATTGCTAGAATGTGGAGAAACAATCGAAGCGATCGATGCCATGATAGAgcataaaaatgaaatgatctGTGGACGAAAAGGTTTCGATGAAAATCAATCTCAGCGTGAAAAGGGGGAACGTATGTTGATGGAACGATTGGCAAAACTTTCCGATGGTGAAATGAGAAcgttgttttataaatattttcttaaggTGATTGATTTGAAAGAAAGTTCAAAAAATTTGGAAGTCCAAAATGCTGAACTTGAAACTCATGTAGAAGCTCAGGAATGGCGTATACAAACTTTAACTAATGCTTTAAAACAGACAAAATTAGAAGCCGAAAGGAGAATTGTATTGATGCAAAGAGaacacgaagaaaaattacatttaatgtTTAGGCATATCGCGGAGGAAACAAGTAGCTCAGGACATGAAAGATTAGATAAGGATTCTGAATTAGccaaatataaaagagagaatcgaACTTTAAGAAAACGATTGGCAGATGTTGAAGCTTTGCTCAAAGGTCCAACAGTACCACGTACGGCAAGTCCAGCAAGAATTCCACAGCAGGGATTGAAACAAATTGCTGCTGCTGGTCGTCCTATAACCAAAGTAACTAGACAACGTAATAAactaataatacaaaaaactaCTGACTGTGACAAGAGAAAACAGTGA
- the LOC127068302 gene encoding calponin homology domain-containing protein DDB_G0272472-like, whose amino-acid sequence MSDNEADDKSDIENINDQSLEELRRPLPELTTEDDILEAKALKEQLEKEIMEQSSAITRLNKQLDCCRHVLSPSSISIKNQNTSINLKNELYRFAGIHCVKSDMAIVTEFSAGDKVTNNSLFSIEILQIDDQYKLGKWVMPLSIDLNDILSKYPLDNPKNLKPFLKCCKHYIDCYIYRRKQYYDLKKFLGDVINCSVDTNLGYTRIHLHMSELQSIDLNEKYNVTLFMAYKFNETFPYIISTEQREDQPLSKEIIQKFNKYFKPLKKFNLRDALDKMINNNRHFYWMKIFKGPDNENMLSTSQQDEGTTSRKTERDNHKEKQKINLESDFENDLTDLENENSVDKHLTNSEEYEEQSKSNDKKNENIEENLNPIMTLKNIVKKKRNKNTKEKNKKIVAMKTTQKPDENEKKVETILDFAKLNLLDNAEKKFVDRKSTSKRSAKCIEDDEKIESRPKRQSTSKQAKLLAKELNSNLNITEKNDKAGKNISVGKSKLIKLFNKRSEKTVADTPEYKKNLDEKDSSRSSSITCSDENSSKDSIENINKSKTTDVKDKKASYNVNKSDKKINLSMRSITESIEPTEYRKSPKVTTETNLNKMLSSTPISNDVQRKLNITHYSEISEIVSLPTNMKPPTKENLTNVSKEDDNNSSSNTDHIDNEDKEFNEVQTKELLEDIELAHKLLKKKDGKTHNIRMKKNKRKSVKKTNRTKE is encoded by the exons ATGTCGGATAACGAAGCAGACGATAAATCtgacatagaaaatattaatgatcaaTCTTTGGAGGAGCTTCGAAGACCTTTACCTGAACTAACTACTGAAG ATGATATCCTTGAAGCTAAAGCATTAAAGGaacaattagaaaaagaaataatggaaCAATCATCGGCAATAACCAGATTGAATAAACAATTAGATTGTTGCAGACATGTTTTGAGTCCATCgtcaatttcaattaaaaatcaaaatacgaGCATTAATCTGAAAAATGAGTTATACAGATTTGCTGGAATTCATTGTGTCAAATCTGATATGGCAATTGTAACAGAATTCTCAGCAGGAGATAAAGTGAcgaataattctttattttccatagaaattttacaaattgatGATCAGTATAAGTTAGGAAAATGGGTAATGCCTTTGTCGATCGATTTGAATgatattctttcaaaatatcCATTGGATAATCCGAAGAATTTGAAACCATTTCTAAAATGTTGCAAACATTACATCGattgttatatttatcgtCGAAAACAATATTATGATTTAAAG AAATTTCTCGGAGATGTAATAAACTGTTCCGTAGACACTAATCTTGGATACACCCGAATTCATTTGCACATGTCAGAATTACAATCGATTGatcttaatgaaaaatataatgttactCTATTTATGGCttataaatttaacgaaacgTTTCCATATATAATAAGCACTGAGCAACGAGAGGATCAGCctttatcgaaagaaattattcagaagtttaataaatattttaaaccaTTAAAAAAGTTCAATTTAAGAGATGCACTTGACAAAATGATTAACAATAATCGCCATTTTTATtggatgaaaatatttaaggGTCCTGATAACGAAAATATGCTATCGAcg TCTCAACAAGATGAAGGGACTACATCGagaaaaacggaaagagaTAATCACaaggagaaacagaaaataaatttggaaAGCGATTTCGAAAACGATCTAACTGATTTGGAAAACGAAAATAGTGTTGACAAACATTTAACGAATTCGGAGGAGTATGAAGAACAATCGAaatcgaatgataaaaaaaatgaaaatattgaagaaaacTTAAATCCAATTATGACGCTCAAAAAcattgtgaaaaagaaaagaaacaaaaatacgaaggaaaagaataaaaagatagttGCGATGAAAACGACACAAAAGCcggatgaaaatgaaaaaaaagtagaaacgaTTTTAGACTTTGCTAAACTCAACCTTTTGGACAATgcggaaaagaaatttgttgatAGAAAAAGTACGTCTAAAAGATCTGCCAAGTGTATCGAGGATGacgaaaaaattgaaagcaGACCAAAACGTCAATCGACTTCGAAACAAGCGAAATTACTTGCGAAAGAATTAAATAgcaatttaaatattactgaAAAGAACGACAAAGcgggaaaaaatatttcagtcGGAAAGAGCAAAttgataaaactttttaataaacgatctGAGAAAACTGTCGCAGATACGCCAGAGTACAAGAAAAATCTTGATGAAAAAGATTCAAGCAGATCTTCGTCGATAACATGTTCGGATGAAAATTCGTCTAAAGATAGTATTGAaaacattaataaaagtaaaacgaCCGATGTTAAGGACAAAAAAGCTTCGTACAATGTAAACAAAtctgataagaaaataaatctttctatGAGGTCAATAACAGAATCGATTGAGCCGACCGAATATAGAAAATCGCCGAAAGTAACAACGGAAACTAAtcttaataaaatgttaagtaGCACACCAATTTCAAACGACGtacaaagaaaattgaatattacaCATTATTCAGAGATTAGTGAGATCGTATCCTTGCCAACGAATATGAAACCACCAACGAAGGAAAATTTGACAAATGTTTCGAaagaagatgataataattcttcCTCGAATACCGATCATATTGATAACGAAGATAAAGAATTTAATGAAGTCCAAACAAAAGAATTGTTGGAAGACATTGAACTAGCACATAAGctattaaagaagaaagatgggAAAACACATAATattcgtatgaaaaaaaataaacgaaaaagtgttaaaaaaacgaataggacaaaagaataa
- the LOC127068303 gene encoding phospholipid-transporting ATPase ABCA3-like, whose product MGRSMLIITHSIQEAEAMCIRVGILVKGRFVTIDSCENLKRKHGNNFILSISVMPAFQDQHIITINNILNEAFPGIKLKDFHMGIIQYELDSDISHSNVFDVLEQLRRRHPWLTDFTVNQSSMDQVFLDLATKNNSITQNQVIRRRKFFDFLKRFRRRSNPRAPILINS is encoded by the exons ATGGGAAGATCAATGTTAATCATCACGCACag tATACAAGAAGCTGAAGCAATGTGCATTCGTGTTGGAATTTTAGTGAAAGGACGATTTGTAACAATTGATTCCTgcgaaaatttgaaaagaaaacatggtaataatttcattctaaGCATTAGTGTAATGCCCGCATTTCAGGATCAacatataataacaattaacaatattttgaaCGAGGCATTTCCtggaattaaattaaaagattttcatatg ggAATTATCCAGTATGAGTTAGATAGTGATATTTCACACAGTAATGTATTCGACGTATTAGAACAATTAAGACGAAGGCACCCATGGTTAACAGATTTTACCGTAAATCAATCGTCAATGGATCAAGTTTTTCTCGATTTAGCTACAAAGAATAATTCAATTACTCAAAATCAAGTAATAcggagaagaaaattctttgattttttgaaGCGTTTTAGACGAAGAAGCAATCCTAGAGCTCCAATTTTAATAAACTCATGA
- the LOC127068542 gene encoding short-chain dehydrogenase/reductase family 16C member 6-like gives MMRKVGIPEITILINNTAILYHRSLLNHNSDDIERTFNVNVLSHFWTIETILPSMLQRGRGHIVAISSMCGIYGVSQKVPYCASKFAVRGLMEALHEEVRMNPRKLDIHFTTIYPFYVDTGLAKDPKYRFSYIFGVVSSEYAAREIIKAIRKNYTEYSIPRCLLSLNSINRIIPESAMRLILDFLADVDQKRIEGTLNHVEN, from the exons ATGATGAGGAAAGTTGGAATACCGGAAATTACCATTCTGATTAACAATACTGCCATATTATATCATCGTTCACTTCTCAACCATAATTCGGATGATATTGAACGAACGTTTAATGTCAACGTTTTATCGCATTTTTGG ACGATTGAAACAATACTTCCATCAATGTTACAACGAGGTAGAGGTCACATCGTAGCTATAAGCAGTATGTGTGGAATATACGGAGTTTCGCAGAAAGTCCCTTACTGTGCTTCAAAATTCGCAGTTAGAG gtTTAATGGAAGCTCTGCATGAAGAAGTGAGAATGAATCCTAGAAAACTTGACATACATTTTACAACTATTTATCCATTTTACGTTGACACAGGATTAGCAAAGGATCCTAAATATAG attttcttacatttttggAGTCGTTTCATCGGAATACGCAGCtcgtgaaattattaaagcaattagaaaaaattacacggAATATTCCATACCACGATGTCTTCTTTCCCTGAATTCCATAAACAG gatCATTCCTGAGTCAGCAATGAGATTGATTCTGGATTTCCTCGCAGACGTCGATCAAAAGCGAATTGAAGGAACTTTGAACCACgtcgaaaattaa
- the LOC127068297 gene encoding retinol dehydrogenase 10-B-like isoform X1 gives MRIDWVKMPENEEILIDKTNMGPPSAKLFLYLSIEFLIAIAISCFISILGLIKSLLPKPPRDLNGNVVLIVGAASTLGTSLVDEFAKRGCSVVCVDEVNDSVQQIASDLQSRYTDLKEDIETSQEKQDELRKNPKITAYQCNLLNHNGIHDIAKKVKNEIGGIDILVTCVGAAGQDIFDTASTTLMSHYWTILAFLPSMLDRERVHIVGVTPVVSNEDAYVGSRTAIANLMECLGRELSNCVNNFTFLAIAPTTESRSIRQGEQQVAKDIVEAVRRDQSSLNIGWCSPLLYQISCVIYNVITTITRWYRT, from the exons atGAGAATAG aTTGGGTAAAGATGccagaaaacgaagaaatattaatagataagACGAATATGGGACCTCCTTCAGCaaagttatttctttatctcagTATTGAGTTCCTAATTGCAATTGCAATTTCATGCTTCATAAGTATTCTAGGTTTAATTAAGTCTTTATTACCAAAGCCACCAAGAGATCTCAATGGAAATGTCGTTCtg ATTGTTGGAGCAGCGTCAACATTAGGTACTTCTTTAGTCGATGAATTTGCAAAGAGAGGATGTTCAGTGGTCTGCGTTGACGAAGTTAATGATTCAGTACAACAAATAGCATCAGATCTCCAATCTCGTTATACAGATTTAAAAGAAGACATTGAAACAAGCCAAGAAAAACAGGACGAATTAAGGAAAAATCCAAAGATTACAGCTTATCAATGCAACTTGTTGAACCATAATGGTATCCATGATATAGCGAAGAAGGTTAAAAACGAGATTGGTGGCATCGATATTTTAGTAACATGCGTTGGTGCAGCGGGTCAGGATATTTTTGACACTGCTAGTACAACCTTAATGAGTCATTATTGG ACTATATTAGCATTTTTACCTTCAATGTTGGATCGAGAACGAGTTCATATAGTTGGAGTAACACCTGTCGTATCGAACGAAGATGCTTATGTAGGTTCCAGAACTGCTATAGCTA aTCTAATGGAGTGTTTGGGTCGAGAATTAAGTAATTGCGTCAATAATTTCACATTTCTTGCTATTGCACCTACGACAGAAAGCAG GTCGATAAGGCAGGGCGAGCAGCAAGTTGCAAAAGACATTGTCGAAGCTGTCAGAAGAGATCAATCGAGTTTAAATATTGGTTGGTGTTCACCTTTATTGTATCAAATAAG ctGCGTAATTTACAATGTTATAACGACGATTACACGATGGTATAGAACTTAA
- the LOC127068297 gene encoding retinol dehydrogenase 10-B-like isoform X2: protein MPENEEILIDKTNMGPPSAKLFLYLSIEFLIAIAISCFISILGLIKSLLPKPPRDLNGNVVLIVGAASTLGTSLVDEFAKRGCSVVCVDEVNDSVQQIASDLQSRYTDLKEDIETSQEKQDELRKNPKITAYQCNLLNHNGIHDIAKKVKNEIGGIDILVTCVGAAGQDIFDTASTTLMSHYWTILAFLPSMLDRERVHIVGVTPVVSNEDAYVGSRTAIANLMECLGRELSNCVNNFTFLAIAPTTESRSIRQGEQQVAKDIVEAVRRDQSSLNIGWCSPLLYQISCVIYNVITTITRWYRT from the exons ATGccagaaaacgaagaaatattaatagataagACGAATATGGGACCTCCTTCAGCaaagttatttctttatctcagTATTGAGTTCCTAATTGCAATTGCAATTTCATGCTTCATAAGTATTCTAGGTTTAATTAAGTCTTTATTACCAAAGCCACCAAGAGATCTCAATGGAAATGTCGTTCtg ATTGTTGGAGCAGCGTCAACATTAGGTACTTCTTTAGTCGATGAATTTGCAAAGAGAGGATGTTCAGTGGTCTGCGTTGACGAAGTTAATGATTCAGTACAACAAATAGCATCAGATCTCCAATCTCGTTATACAGATTTAAAAGAAGACATTGAAACAAGCCAAGAAAAACAGGACGAATTAAGGAAAAATCCAAAGATTACAGCTTATCAATGCAACTTGTTGAACCATAATGGTATCCATGATATAGCGAAGAAGGTTAAAAACGAGATTGGTGGCATCGATATTTTAGTAACATGCGTTGGTGCAGCGGGTCAGGATATTTTTGACACTGCTAGTACAACCTTAATGAGTCATTATTGG ACTATATTAGCATTTTTACCTTCAATGTTGGATCGAGAACGAGTTCATATAGTTGGAGTAACACCTGTCGTATCGAACGAAGATGCTTATGTAGGTTCCAGAACTGCTATAGCTA aTCTAATGGAGTGTTTGGGTCGAGAATTAAGTAATTGCGTCAATAATTTCACATTTCTTGCTATTGCACCTACGACAGAAAGCAG GTCGATAAGGCAGGGCGAGCAGCAAGTTGCAAAAGACATTGTCGAAGCTGTCAGAAGAGATCAATCGAGTTTAAATATTGGTTGGTGTTCACCTTTATTGTATCAAATAAG ctGCGTAATTTACAATGTTATAACGACGATTACACGATGGTATAGAACTTAA
- the LOC127068635 gene encoding uncharacterized protein LOC127068635 isoform X2 — translation MHQLPTKNENGCVSCYYIKHYLDRGDSNVYQNPPKINLENSYTLWKAERSSETKLARRSNGYTQTSRKRKGKRANFNKGGTARLKCREGTFRVHKIYGDGNCMFRALSYILWQNEDEHQYLRNMVAKYIKNNWHEYGPFVMAEWNISHPEEYYEHMRMVGTFASELECTVATKLHHMNLSIYREIEGKDELERVFHSHVDYYYETARLLFTGLSESGHYDVLLND, via the exons ATGCACCAGTTGCCCACGAAGAATGAGAACGGATGCGTTTCTTGCTactatattaaacattatttgGATAGAGGAGATTCGAACGTTTATCAAAACCCgccaaaaattaatttagaaaattcttATACTTTGTGGAAAGCTGAGAGAAGTTCCGAGACGAAGCTCGCAAGGCGTTCCAACGGTTACACCCAAACTTCTAGAAAACGTAAAGGAAAACGtgcaaattttaataaaggag GTACGGCTCGTTTAAAGTGCAGAGAGGGCACGTTTCGCGTGCATAAAATTTATGGAGATGGAAACTGCATGTTCCGTGCGCTCAGCTATATTCTTTGGCAAAATGAAGATGAACATCAATATTTGCGTAACATG gttgctaaatatataaagaataattggCACGAGTATGGTCCTTTCGTAATGGCCGAGTGGAATATATCACATCCTGAAGAATATTATGAGCACATGAGAATGGTTGGGACGTTTGCAAGCGAACTTGAATGCACGGTAGCAACAAAGCTTCATCATATGAATCTCTCCATCTATCGTGAGATTGAAGGCAAGGATGAATTGGAACGTGTTTTCCACAGTCATGTTGACTATTATTACGAGACTGCCAGATTGCTCTTCACCGGACTTTCGGAAAGCGGTCATTATGATGTTTTACTCAACGATtaa